A single window of Sphingobacteriales bacterium DNA harbors:
- a CDS encoding helix-turn-helix transcriptional regulator, with amino-acid sequence MEKLELNNEQISKAADLLKAVAHPLRAKIVKLINEKGEVNVNIIYSTLKIEQSITSQHLKMLRGVDAVNARRDGKKIFYSLNAEKFKVLNKAVSIIDEYKPKAAPAKKKK; translated from the coding sequence ATGGAAAAATTAGAATTAAACAACGAACAAATCAGCAAAGCAGCAGATTTGTTGAAGGCAGTTGCGCATCCATTAAGAGCAAAAATCGTTAAGTTAATTAACGAAAAGGGTGAAGTAAACGTGAACATCATTTACAGCACTTTAAAAATCGAACAATCAATTACATCGCAGCATTTAAAGATGTTAAGAGGTGTTGATGCTGTTAATGCTAGAAGAGATGGAAAAAAGATTTTTTATTCATTAAATGCAGAAAAGTTCAAAGTATTGAACAAAGCGGTTTCTATCATTGATGAATACAAACCAAAAGCAGCACCAGCTAAAAAGAAAAAATAA
- the tsaB gene encoding tRNA (adenosine(37)-N6)-threonylcarbamoyltransferase complex dimerization subunit type 1 TsaB, with amino-acid sequence MSVYILCIDTALSTCSVAIFKDKALIASAKDERINTASEHINMLIQNVCEKANLELKNINAIALAFGPGSYTGLRIGVSIAKGISYTLDIPIIAISTLEIMNYKALELYPKTDFYLPNIDARRDEIYFSLYDDKKNIEINEQPKILDKSFKKIFETEKTFTIFGNATEKIKLFLEENKNSTYIIDFEYNATNIGQLAHQLFIEKTFVDTAYFEPNYIKPFFLHTKKA; translated from the coding sequence ATGTCGGTTTATATTTTATGTATAGACACAGCACTTAGTACTTGTTCTGTAGCAATTTTCAAAGACAAAGCACTAATTGCTTCCGCCAAAGATGAACGAATCAATACAGCATCTGAGCATATAAACATGCTTATTCAAAATGTATGTGAAAAGGCAAATTTAGAGCTAAAAAACATAAATGCAATTGCATTAGCATTTGGGCCAGGCTCATACACTGGTTTAAGAATTGGTGTATCTATAGCAAAAGGCATTTCGTACACATTAGACATTCCAATTATTGCCATATCTACCTTAGAAATAATGAATTATAAAGCATTAGAGTTATATCCTAAAACAGATTTTTACCTACCAAATATTGACGCAAGAAGAGATGAAATCTATTTTTCTTTATATGATGATAAAAAAAACATAGAAATTAATGAGCAGCCAAAGATTTTAGATAAAAGTTTTAAAAAAATATTTGAAACAGAAAAAACTTTTACAATTTTTGGAAATGCCACAGAAAAAATAAAGCTATTTTTAGAAGAAAACAAAAATAGCACATATATCATTGACTTTGAATATAATGCAACAAACATTGGACAATTAGCACATCAATTATTTATAGAAAAAACTTTTGTAGATACTGCATATTTCGAACCAAATTACATAAAACCATTTTTCTTGCATACAAAAAAAGCATAA
- a CDS encoding amidase — MGKKINAFSDDALGTLDAIGIAEAIASKKISVQEATEAAIARAEKVNEELGAIILKTYDDARNIERLNRNGALYGVPTFIKDNDFIKNYPTQKGTGAFKSKIAKKNSKYVNQFFSTGVNCLGKTSLPEFGFICSTENDRWGITKNPWDTDYTTGGSSSGSGAMVASGVVPIATANDGAGSTRIPAACCGLVGLKPTRKRLFYMEGTETLPINIVYQGVLTRSVRDTALYYAEAEKFFHNKKLPKIGYVKTPIQKKLRIAFFENLPEGKQGHMDEDTFRVQLETAKLLEDLGHHVEMIKVPLDIESLTIHYLTYYGFLSYMSINFGRLTHGAKVDKSVLEPFTLGLANTFSGRKLKLFNSLSTLKKSAENTEAELSQKYDIIMTATTTKTTPKIGYFSPNLEYDEIAKRGADFATYLPLFNISGSPAISLPLGIASNGMPVGVQLVSPFGQDALLLELALQLESAKPWKFIYD, encoded by the coding sequence TTTTCGGATGATGCTTTAGGAACTTTGGATGCTATAGGTATTGCAGAAGCAATTGCATCTAAAAAAATATCAGTACAAGAAGCAACAGAAGCAGCAATTGCAAGAGCAGAAAAAGTGAATGAAGAATTGGGCGCAATTATTCTAAAAACATATGATGATGCAAGAAATATTGAAAGACTAAATAGAAATGGTGCGTTGTATGGTGTGCCAACTTTTATAAAAGACAATGATTTTATAAAAAATTACCCAACACAAAAAGGTACAGGCGCATTCAAATCAAAAATTGCAAAAAAGAATAGTAAATATGTCAATCAGTTTTTCTCAACTGGCGTAAATTGCCTAGGCAAAACAAGCTTACCTGAGTTTGGTTTTATTTGTAGTACAGAAAATGATCGTTGGGGAATTACAAAAAATCCATGGGACACAGATTATACTACTGGTGGCTCTTCTTCTGGCTCTGGAGCTATGGTGGCAAGTGGTGTTGTACCTATTGCTACAGCAAATGATGGTGCTGGTTCTACGCGCATACCTGCTGCATGCTGTGGTTTAGTAGGCTTAAAGCCAACACGCAAACGATTATTCTACATGGAAGGAACGGAGACTTTGCCAATAAATATTGTTTATCAGGGTGTGCTTACAAGAAGTGTTCGTGATACTGCATTGTATTATGCTGAAGCTGAGAAATTCTTTCATAATAAAAAACTACCCAAGATTGGTTATGTGAAAACACCAATTCAAAAAAAATTAAGAATTGCATTTTTTGAGAATCTTCCAGAAGGCAAGCAAGGACACATGGATGAAGATACTTTTCGTGTGCAATTAGAAACAGCAAAATTATTGGAAGATCTTGGTCATCATGTAGAAATGATAAAAGTACCATTGGATATTGAATCGCTAACAATACACTACCTTACTTATTATGGTTTTTTATCTTATATGTCAATAAATTTTGGTAGATTAACGCATGGTGCAAAAGTTGATAAATCTGTATTGGAACCATTTACATTAGGTTTGGCTAACACGTTTTCTGGTAGAAAGCTAAAATTATTCAATAGCTTGAGTACCTTGAAAAAATCTGCAGAAAATACTGAGGCTGAACTGAGCCAAAAGTATGATATAATTATGACTGCTACTACTACTAAAACTACACCAAAAATTGGTTATTTCTCGCCAAATTTAGAGTATGATGAAATTGCAAAACGTGGTGCAGATTTTGCAACTTATTTGCCATTATTTAATATTTCTGGATCTCCAGCAATTTCTTTACCGTTAGGCATTGCATCAAATGGAATGCCTGTTGGTGTGCAACTTGTATCACCATTTGGACAAGATGCTTTATTGTTAGAATTGGCTTTGCAACTTGAATCAGCTAAGCCATGGAAATTTATTTATGATTAA
- a CDS encoding class I SAM-dependent methyltransferase, translating to MIQISTLALDNFEDYRLLDSGNFLKLEQFGEYILIRPEPQAVWDSKLSLEQWRKQAHAEFVAQSSSSGIWKKHKPMLDSWNIVYKLDKHKTIKFNLALTKFKHVGVFPEQCVNWDFIFNQTKKIITQNKTCTVLNLFAYTGGASLAAKAAGADVVHVDAIKQVVSWANRNMLSSQLTDIRWVVEDALKFVKREVKRGKKYNGIILDPPAYGHGPNGESWKLEQQINEMLSDVLKLLDNEQHFFVLNSYSLGFSSLIIRNLMNDNLAKNKLTVSTIDYGEIYIPSAQQQQLPLGVYCRF from the coding sequence ATGATTCAGATATCTACACTAGCATTAGATAATTTTGAGGATTACAGATTACTAGACTCTGGTAATTTTTTAAAATTAGAACAATTTGGCGAATATATTCTGATAAGACCAGAACCACAAGCAGTTTGGGATAGTAAACTATCTTTAGAACAATGGAGAAAACAAGCACATGCAGAATTTGTTGCACAATCTAGTTCTTCTGGTATTTGGAAAAAACATAAGCCAATGCTTGACTCTTGGAATATAGTATATAAATTAGATAAACATAAAACAATAAAATTCAATCTTGCATTAACAAAGTTCAAGCATGTAGGTGTATTTCCAGAACAATGCGTTAATTGGGATTTTATTTTTAATCAAACCAAAAAGATAATTACACAAAATAAAACATGCACAGTGCTCAATTTATTTGCGTACACAGGTGGCGCAAGCCTTGCTGCAAAAGCAGCAGGCGCAGATGTAGTACATGTAGATGCTATAAAACAAGTTGTAAGTTGGGCAAATAGAAATATGTTGAGTTCGCAACTTACAGATATACGTTGGGTAGTAGAAGACGCACTAAAGTTTGTAAAAAGAGAAGTAAAAAGAGGCAAAAAATACAATGGTATTATCTTAGATCCACCAGCATATGGACATGGTCCAAATGGTGAAAGCTGGAAGCTAGAGCAGCAAATAAATGAAATGCTATCTGATGTCTTAAAACTATTAGACAATGAGCAACATTTTTTTGTATTAAACAGCTATTCATTAGGTTTTTCATCATTAATTATTAGAAATTTGATGAACGACAATTTAGCAAAAAACAAGCTAACAGTATCAACAATAGATTATGGCGAAATCTATATACCATCTGCGCAACAACAACAATTACCATTAGGTGTTTATTGTCGATTTTAG
- the trpS gene encoding tryptophan--tRNA ligase has product MKERVLSGVRSTGNLHLGNYFGAVKNFLFMQDNYDCYFFIANLHALTTHPDPAMLKVSTQATLAEYVACGLDPEKSVLYIQSDVPEITELYTLLNMLAYKGELEKCTSFKEKIKKHHENINAGLLTYPVLMAADILIHRAHKVPVGKDQEQHLEMARNFAQRFNHRYNEEFFPEPQAFDFSGKLIKVPGLDGSGKTGKSEGEANAIFLREDEQSMRKKVMRAKTDAGPTTPNQEKPIEIQNLFTLMELVSKEETVQFFDEQYNQCTIRYGDLKKQLAEDIVLFTAPIKEKILEIEAQPKYLKDVAEHGATLAKKSAQFTIEHVKDLMGLNKFWN; this is encoded by the coding sequence ATGAAAGAACGTGTATTGAGTGGTGTGCGTAGCACAGGAAATCTTCATTTAGGTAATTATTTTGGTGCAGTAAAGAATTTTTTATTCATGCAAGATAATTATGATTGTTACTTCTTTATTGCAAATTTACATGCACTAACAACACATCCAGATCCTGCGATGCTTAAAGTTTCTACACAAGCAACTTTAGCAGAATATGTTGCATGTGGTTTAGATCCAGAAAAATCAGTGCTTTACATACAAAGTGATGTGCCGGAAATTACAGAATTATATACATTGCTTAATATGCTCGCTTACAAAGGCGAATTAGAAAAATGTACTTCTTTTAAAGAAAAAATAAAGAAACATCACGAAAATATAAATGCAGGACTACTCACCTATCCTGTTTTGATGGCTGCTGATATTCTAATACATAGAGCGCATAAAGTACCTGTTGGAAAAGACCAAGAACAGCATTTGGAAATGGCAAGAAATTTTGCTCAAAGATTTAATCATAGATATAATGAAGAATTTTTTCCAGAGCCACAAGCATTTGATTTTTCTGGGAAGTTAATCAAAGTGCCAGGATTAGATGGTAGTGGAAAAACGGGCAAAAGTGAAGGCGAAGCAAATGCTATATTTTTACGAGAAGACGAACAGTCTATGAGAAAAAAAGTAATGCGTGCAAAAACTGATGCTGGACCAACAACACCAAATCAAGAAAAACCAATTGAAATACAGAACTTATTTACTTTAATGGAATTGGTTTCTAAAGAAGAAACAGTACAATTTTTTGATGAACAATACAATCAATGCACCATAAGATATGGTGATTTGAAGAAACAATTGGCTGAAGATATTGTACTTTTTACAGCACCTATTAAAGAAAAAATTTTAGAAATAGAAGCTCAACCAAAATATTTAAAAGATGTTGCAGAACATGGTGCAACTTTAGCAAAAAAGAGTGCACAATTTACAATAGAACATGTTAAAGATTTAATGGGCTTGAATAAATTTTGGAATTAA
- a CDS encoding helix-turn-helix transcriptional regulator, which produces MTMTAVEKTLFGSDYKYLEPIQLKKANITLNALNHKLRRQMLELINNKEKITVTELFIEMRLEQSIASQHLAILRRARIVNTIRDGKFIYYSVNKEKIEDINKIVKSILA; this is translated from the coding sequence ATGACAATGACAGCAGTTGAAAAAACATTATTTGGTTCAGATTACAAATACTTAGAACCAATTCAATTGAAAAAGGCAAACATTACACTTAATGCATTGAATCATAAGCTAAGAAGACAAATGTTAGAACTAATTAACAATAAAGAAAAAATTACAGTTACAGAGTTATTTATTGAAATGAGATTAGAGCAATCCATTGCTTCTCAACACTTAGCAATACTTAGAAGAGCTAGAATTGTAAATACTATTAGAGATGGAAAATTTATCTATTATTCTGTAAATAAGGAAAAAATAGAAGATATCAACAAGATTGTGAAGTCAATTTTGGCCTAA
- a CDS encoding deoxynucleoside kinase, producing the protein MAKKNQQPEIEKEVIKHIAVAGNIGSGKTTLTDLLAKHYNWEARFEDVESNPYLNDFYADMPRWSFNLQIYFLNSRLQQLVEIQQGKKTVVQDRTIYEDAHIFAPNLHEMGLMSTRDFENYISLFKTINKQITPPNLLIYLKASLGTLVSQIEKRGRAYEDNIRLDYLKQLNQYYDNWIENYKEGPLLVISVDNLNFADKPEDFGKVVDKINAELFGLF; encoded by the coding sequence ATGGCGAAGAAAAACCAACAACCTGAAATTGAAAAAGAAGTAATAAAACATATTGCAGTTGCTGGAAATATAGGTTCTGGTAAAACTACGCTTACTGATTTATTAGCTAAACATTATAATTGGGAAGCAAGATTTGAAGATGTTGAAAGCAATCCTTACTTAAATGATTTTTATGCTGATATGCCACGTTGGTCATTCAATTTACAAATCTATTTTTTAAATAGTAGATTACAACAATTAGTAGAAATACAACAAGGCAAAAAGACAGTGGTTCAAGATAGAACAATATACGAAGATGCTCATATTTTTGCACCAAACTTACATGAAATGGGTTTGATGAGTACCAGAGATTTTGAAAATTATATCAGCTTGTTTAAAACTATAAACAAGCAAATTACGCCACCCAATTTATTAATCTATCTAAAAGCATCACTAGGTACACTTGTATCTCAAATTGAAAAAAGAGGTAGAGCTTATGAAGATAATATCAGATTAGATTATTTAAAACAACTCAACCAATATTACGATAATTGGATTGAGAATTACAAAGAAGGTCCACTCTTAGTAATTTCAGTTGATAACTTAAACTTTGCAGATAAACCAGAAGATTTTGGAAAAGTTGTAGATAAAATCAACGCAGAATTATTCGGTTTATTTTAA
- a CDS encoding PDZ domain-containing protein, with the protein MKKILLNITLILTVFYATSNDRNKYFEMAKNLELFTNVYKELNASYVDEIDPNQLMTDGIVKMLEGLDPFTNYITGADIDEYQMQTTGKYGGIGSRIAKINDRIVLTEPYQGYPAYKAGLEPGDVILEIDGKSCTKYNSSEVSELLKGEPGTMITLKVQKAVSNEEKTYTFERAEIKLNNVVFAEMLNNEVGYIKLISFTDDAANEVQEAVLKFKKNPSLKGIVLDLRGNGGGLLGEAINICNTFVDKGTTIVNTKGKAPENNYEYATQSNPIDINIPIAVLIDGGSASASEIVSGSIQDLDRGVIIGNNSYGKGLVQSTKPLGYKSKLKLTISKYYIPSGRCIQRIDYSHRDESGHANTIPDSLRTSFKTKNGRTVKDGAGIEPDIKTTEAEVAPVTIALYVNNHIFDYANYYKYNNKTLRDSVQFNINDVEYNNFIEFLKGKEYKYTSKTEESIKELNKLIKDENYSDEIKHTLSDIEKKIENDKTQDLIKYKKEISELLNQEIVFRYYNEKGRIANSLNYDTDVNTAKKLLANPTQYKEILTVKK; encoded by the coding sequence ATGAAAAAAATACTTTTAAACATCACACTTATTCTTACTGTATTTTATGCTACATCAAACGACAGAAATAAGTATTTTGAAATGGCTAAAAACTTAGAACTATTTACTAATGTATATAAAGAGTTAAATGCATCATACGTAGATGAAATAGATCCAAATCAATTAATGACGGATGGTATTGTAAAAATGCTCGAAGGCTTAGATCCTTTTACAAACTACATTACTGGAGCAGATATTGATGAATACCAAATGCAAACTACTGGAAAATATGGTGGCATTGGTTCTAGAATAGCAAAAATAAATGATAGAATTGTATTAACAGAACCATATCAAGGTTATCCTGCTTACAAAGCTGGTTTAGAACCTGGTGATGTAATTTTAGAAATTGATGGCAAATCATGTACAAAATACAACTCATCTGAAGTGAGTGAGTTACTAAAAGGTGAACCAGGTACAATGATAACTTTGAAAGTACAAAAAGCTGTGAGTAATGAAGAGAAAACATACACTTTTGAGCGTGCAGAAATAAAATTGAATAATGTTGTATTTGCAGAAATGCTAAACAATGAAGTTGGCTATATAAAACTTATTTCATTTACTGATGATGCTGCCAATGAAGTTCAAGAAGCAGTACTTAAGTTTAAGAAAAACCCAAGTTTAAAAGGTATAGTTTTAGACTTAAGAGGCAATGGTGGTGGATTGTTGGGCGAAGCCATAAATATTTGCAATACATTTGTAGATAAAGGCACAACAATAGTAAATACAAAAGGAAAAGCACCTGAAAATAATTATGAATATGCGACTCAATCAAATCCAATAGATATAAATATTCCAATTGCAGTATTGATTGATGGTGGCTCTGCATCTGCATCTGAAATTGTTTCTGGTTCTATACAAGATTTAGACAGAGGCGTAATTATAGGCAATAATTCTTATGGAAAAGGACTTGTACAATCTACCAAACCATTAGGTTACAAATCAAAATTAAAACTTACAATTTCTAAGTATTACATTCCAAGTGGAAGATGCATACAAAGAATAGATTATAGCCATAGAGATGAATCTGGCCATGCAAATACAATTCCTGATTCTTTGCGTACTTCATTTAAAACCAAAAACGGACGTACAGTAAAAGATGGTGCTGGAATAGAACCTGATATTAAAACTACAGAAGCAGAAGTAGCACCAGTAACTATAGCATTATATGTAAACAACCATATATTTGATTATGCAAACTATTACAAATACAATAATAAAACACTTAGAGATAGTGTACAATTTAATATAAACGATGTTGAATACAATAATTTTATCGAATTCTTAAAAGGAAAAGAATATAAATACACATCAAAAACTGAAGAATCAATCAAAGAATTGAATAAATTGATAAAAGATGAAAATTATTCTGATGAAATAAAACATACACTAAGTGATATTGAGAAAAAAATTGAAAATGATAAAACGCAAGATTTAATAAAGTATAAAAAAGAAATATCAGAACTACTAAATCAAGAAATTGTATTCAGATATTACAACGAAAAGGGGAGAATTGCAAATAGCTTAAATTATGATACAGATGTAAATACAGCAAAAAAATTACTAGCAAATCCTACACAATACAAAGAAATTTTAACAGTAAAAAAATAA